Proteins found in one Mytilus edulis chromosome 2, xbMytEdul2.2, whole genome shotgun sequence genomic segment:
- the LOC139510177 gene encoding 3-oxo-5-alpha-steroid 4-dehydrogenase 1-like isoform X2: MKSVNYFYQNEIFRILIYPFYLKGKPLPLYMVVLAFMFCLFNGYLQCGYLLYSAEFKEEWITCPQFIIGLVLFISGLGINIHSDHILRNLRRPGETGYKIPKGGMFDYISGANFFGEILEWWGFAIACNSLPALAFAISTSCNLGPRAVHHHRWYKKKFEGYPLCRTAIIPFLF, translated from the exons aattttaataTATCCGTTTTATTTGAAAGGAAAACCACTTCCACTTTACATGGTAGTTTTAgcatttatgttttgtttgtttaatggCTATCTGCAATGTGGTTACTTACTATACAGTGCTGAGTTTAAAGAAGAATGGATCACTTGTCCGCAGTTTATCATAG gtttAGTATTGTTTATATCAGGACTTGGAATAAACATTCATTCTGATCATATTTTGAGAAATCTCAGAAGACCTGGAGAAACTGGATACAAAATACCAAAAG gagGAATGTTTGACTACATTTCTGGTGCTAATTTTTTCGGAGAGATATTAGAATGGTGGGGATTTGCCATCGCTTGTAACTCATTACCAGCTTTAGCATTTGCTATATCAACCTCCTGTAATCTCGGGCCTAGAGCTGTTCATCATCATAG atggTATAAAAAGAAATTTGAGGGATATCCACTTTGCAGAACAGCGATCAttccatttttattttga